The proteins below are encoded in one region of Neodiprion virginianus isolate iyNeoVirg1 chromosome 7, iyNeoVirg1.1, whole genome shotgun sequence:
- the LOC124308790 gene encoding DNA-directed RNA polymerase I subunit RPA43: MAGKVIDAKTWTQLELRGLLEDEDSHVYFERSKKHMGLHPFHLSNLNTALKEILGSTLNSYDAKLNGIILSYKNPKILNKVATILNDACFIHVDIEADFYIFRPNIGDELKGIVNKKSQDHVGILLNKVFNVSIPRPDEDENWPGFYTQIGQEVRFTITYLELKGRLPYIRGSMDAENYLRNCKPLDDTFEAVDEDDEPVAKPNAIKFSYSDEEGEEDSNEFVVDRKSRVNKVIHTKDDSDIDEKLLPRKLKELQKDDSEDEIHVKKMEKHKAKTNISFPEIKLDLYGEDPINEDRDIDDELYPKSKILKKETNRDEVPTKKKKRNKVKMEETSADMEKSVRHISENSDVVEETLPPKSKKLKREHIDDKTCVKKSLKTKAEVEVTYCDIESDMYERNACQMKTESGNEQSTKMHKIKAEVLSSEAESDVNKTKQSELPNERRKKKHKVKLEVFALENESDISMPNGHIRIENDFGENKSKKKHKIKTEAISLET; this comes from the exons ATGGCAGGTAAAGTGATCGATGCAAAGACGTGGACACAGTTGGAGTTGAGAGGACTCCTCGAAGACGAGGATTCACACGTCTATTTCGAACGATCTAAAAAACACATGGGACTCCATCCGTTCCATCTTAGTAATTTGAACACTGCGCTGAAGGAAATTTTGGGCTCTACGTTAAACTCCTACGATGCAAA ATTAAATGGAATTATTCTGTCTTACAAGaatccaaaaatattaaataaagtgGCAACAATCCTGAACGACGCATGCTTCATTCACGTTGATATTGAAGCTGACTTCTACATCTTCAGACCCAACATTGGAGATGAATTAAAAG gcATTGTCAACAAAAAGAGCCAAGATCATGTCGGCATATTACTGAATAAAGTGTTCAATGTGTCTATACCAAGACCAGACGAAGATGAAAATTGGCCAGGTTTTTATACCCAGATAGGACAAGAAGTTAGATTTACCATAACGTATCTGGAACTCAAAGGCAGATTGCCATATATTAGAGGTTCTATGGATGCTGA GAATTATTTGCGGAATTGTAAGCCATTGGACGATACCTTTGAGGCTGTCGACGAAGATGATGAACCTGTAGCCAAGCCaaatgcaataaaattttcatacagtGACGAAGAGGGTGAAGAAGATTCTAATGAATTTGTTGTCGATCGTAAAAGCAGAGTAAATAAAGTTATTCACACGAAGGATGATAGTGAtattgacgaaaaattattgcCCAGAAAGCTGAAAGAGTTGCAAAAAGATGACAGCGAGGATGAAATTCACGTGAAGAAGATGGAGAAACACAAGGCTAAAACTAATATTTCATTCCCAGAAATTAAGCTTGATTTGTATGGGGAGGATCCGATCAATGAGGACAGAGATATTGACGACGAATTGTATCCAAAATccaaaatattgaagaaagaaaCTAACAGAGATGAAGTTCctacgaaaaagaaaaagaggaataaAGTTAAGATGGAAGAAACTTCTGCAGACATGGAGAAAAGTGTAAGGCATATTTCAGAAAACAGTGATGTGGTTGAAGAAACTTTGCCTCCAAAAtctaagaaattgaaaagagaacatatcgatgataaaacttgtgtaaaaaaaagtttgaaaactaAAGCCGAAGTTGAAGTAACATATTGCGATATTGAGTCAGATATGTATGAGCGAAATGCTTGTCAGATGAAAACTGAATCAGGCAACGAGCAAAGTACGAAAATGCACAAAATAAAAGCTGAAGTCTTATCATCTGAAGCAGAGTCTGatgtaaataaaacaaagCAAAGTGAACTGccaaatgaaagaagaaaaaaaaaacataaagtGAAACTTGAAGTTTTTGCATTGGAAAATGAATCCGATATAAGCATGCCGAACGGACATATAAGAATAGAGAATGATTTTGGCGAGAACAAGAGTAAGAAGAAACATAAAATCAAAACCGAAGCAATATCGTTAGAAACTTGA